gattgtttttcaaaacagttatGCTTCAGGCTTTCTAAGTCCAGCACAGTTGTTAGGACTGCATTCCGCTATTTACTGCTCAGCTGTCAAAGTAAGGTCCCTTCCTGGGGCTGGGCATCTTGAGTTGAAATACTAGCATTTCAGTACATATGAAATACAAAAGCACTTCTGTAAAGTAACGTAGGTATGAATACCATTTGGAAGCTGACAGCTATTAATATTTACATGCAGACAGTTGTGAATGAGAATACCATGTCCAGTTGCAGAGTATGCggggttcttttttttgtagttcAATGGTTTATACTGCTGAAGAAAAGTTGACAAGTGTTATCAACTTGTGTACAATGAGTTCACAAATgcaaaaaattacatttgtagATTAACTATTCCTTTTTGTATAGATGTAGAAACTAAAGACATGGAATGTTTCTTCAAGATTTGCTAAATGTGAGATGTCTGCATGATCATCAGGGATATTGAAATTTGATGTCTGTGGGttgtttaaattaaaaccaTGTTCTGCTATACCAAACTAGGCACAAAGAGAATCTGGAAAAACCTCACCCTCTTCAGTACTTTCAGATCTTAGAAAACCATGACTCAATGGATACGGGGATTCTTGGTCATGTGAAGAAGTAACATTACTTGCAATTTGCAGCTGATAGTGaaccctgaaaaaaaaaaaattaaagcccatttttttgaaagagtgacttttttttttaggaatacttgttttctgaaattaaaagatCATTaagtttgcttttcatttatcaaatagtttaaaaataagacTGGTTTAACTTGATTCTGAGAatgaagagttttttttttttaaattagtttgcAATTGTCTTTAGAACTCTTGAAATAGAGCGAATCTCCTTGCTTGAGACATGGGGTTAAAGCATCACTGCTTTGTTCTTACCCAGGTTATTTAGGAATCATAAACAAAATGCCTCATGAAATTTCCTGCATCTCTAATGGGGTGGTGGACTTTCAGAAAcgttttgggtttttttttttgatagcccatttgaaagagaaatattccTTAGAAAATGTTCTAGTGTCTGTATGGAcaatacttctttttcttcttatagaGAAACAAGGTATTACCTTTCTCTACCCATCTACAAATAGAGTTTCCATGGTTATCTGGGTACCTGCTCCTCAGGCTTATGAGCAAAAGCAGCTTAGCAATTAAATAGCCTGATTCTttatctgaaagaagaaatcatCAGAAAACTGATATTTGGCTAACTTAGACATATTCACAGTAATGTGTACATCACTACTTCGTCATTTATACTGCATGATTACTTTCAAGAGAGACCCACAGCAGAATTAAGTCCTCGTCACCAGCTTTGTACTTGCTTCAAGGCAGAGCTGCAAGTTAATCCTCTGTGTTCCATGTTTTCAAGATTCTGGTATTATCTCCAATTCTGAGTGTCCGTAGGGACCAGAAGGATAGCTAATAAAACATCAGTAAAGTAGTATAGAGTTGGGATGGTGATGCTTTTAAATTCTTTAGAAGAAAGCACTCTTTCATACTAGTCAATGCAAAATTATTTGTTCTTGAACTGCACTGCTCTACAGTTTACATCAAAATTATCCAAATGTAGGCTGTAGGCCTTTGGATGTTACTGTAATGAGACAGTCATAATAAGTAAATAGTGGTAAAATCTCTAGGTGAAAAAGATAGATGAGACTTAAGTTTCTAACATAAAAATCAAACAGAGGAACAGGAAATATCATGTATGCATGTCTGATAATATTGAAGTTTTTTAATGTTGGTTCTCCCATGAAAATGTAACAATTTTGAGTTTCTAAAATTAGGAAGAACTCagataggaagaaaaagcagtgtaGCTCATCTGCTACAGGTAGAAAAtgttaacaaaagcaaaaatatttttagtttttatctTAAGCTTTGCAAAATTTACAGCAGTTGGATAATCCTTGAAGTGCTTTTCCCAATAATCTGTTCTTAACTATCTGCTCTGCAGGCAAATGACAGTTATTTCTGGGAATCAGCTTGTAGAGTGTCAGGAGTGCCATAATCTCTACCACCAGGATTGCCATAAACCTCAGGTGACAGACAAGGAAGTGAATGATCCTCGACTTGTATGGTACTGTGCTCGCTGTACCAGACAGATGAAGAGAATGGTAGGAGTCAGTTTTTTGTCTAGTTTGAGCACTGTTGAAATGGAGCAGGTTATTTTTTATGTGTGAGGGTATTCTTTAGGTTGCAGAAATCTCTGGAAGAATGTTGGAGAACGACTTTCCTCTGCTGTGCTtcacttgctgcagctgtgttttttaatgtagtatCAAGGATTATTTGGGTATGTTCttaaattttcttaaaagaacaaaatgtgaGTGAAGAAGTGTTACCACTTGGTAAGTagtattttaaagcattttttattttaggtgATGCTGATTACTTTTTTTAGTGCGTATCTACCAAATATTCCCttcaattttgattttcttcataggtATAGATGTGAATGATTGTTTTTGCaacaagagaacaaaaattTTGGTTCAAATCTTAAGTGCTGAAAGATTGCACATCCGCCCCCCAAAAAACCTTCATTTTGATTTGTCTGCAGGATAATTTCTTGACTAAGCAGGGTAATTATTTCTGATCCCACAGAGATTCCTCTTATCTCATCATGAGAAACAAACAGTGAAGAAAGCGTCTTTGTTCACATATCCCtacttctgattttcttttcaatcaAACCCCTTTATACAACAGAAaatatgctgtgttttggagcTGTTCTGTGGTAACTTAGCAAGTGGTTATCTATTGAAATATCTTGctaataaacaagaaaaatccaATGTGAGATCCTTTCCTAGGAGTTATTAGTACATGGTTATTCTGATGATCATCAGAACATTGAACCCAGCAGAGTATTTGCTTGAGGTCAGCACAGGATAATGCACTGGATAGCTTATGCAGTGACTCAAACTTTCCCTTCAGTGAGCTCATTTCTAACTTTTTTGTTTCAGCATGAattctatcttttttttataCTGCAACTTTTTAGCAGACTTGTACAGTCTACATCCCAATACTGCTGGATCATATCCACATTTTCCTCAAATTCACCTGtctttgccttctttctgtGATGGCCCAGTGCCTTCCTATTTCCTGAGTTTCAACATTGCCTCTCTCTGTGCTGAAATAAAGTTCTATTCAATGTGGCTTTTTGGCTGGACTCCTTATCACCAGTACTATATTTGACATGGCCTTCTCAACTGCAGCTTATTACTACTTTTTCTCAGACACTTTTCAGATTCAAATTGTGATGGCTAGACTGCAATATGATGATGCTCATGCTTTCTTAAAACAGTATTGTAGAAGCTTTAACTAGTTCTggggttctttttttctaccattCAGGCTCAGAAGACACAAAAACCACCTCAGAAACCAGCTCCAGCAGTGGTTTCAGTTGAACCAGCTGTGAAGGATCCATTGATcaagaaatctgaaattaaattgAAACCTGAGACACAAACAACTTTTCTAGCATTCAAGAGAACAGAAGTGAAGGTAACATActtattttctggaaaatttaTAGTTTACATTTCACtgtatatttctattttttagaCGTATTTTCTCATAAGCACAATAAATGAAAGTAGTCTGCTGTACTATTTATACTGAGTGATAATATAGCATAGTGGTTTTGCATTAGCATCATAAGAGTGGGGGGGAAACACGTCTATTCAGTAGTAAGTCCCTGAAGCATTCAGCTCTTGactgtatttttatgttaaaagGGACAGAACAGAACTTACTCTGAGAATTTTTCTTAACAGTATTTTATACAAGCAGAATTTTATACAGATCCTCAGAACACTATAAAAGATAATATTTATTCTCTGTGGCCAAGtaacatacatatattttggTAGTTAGGCTTCTCCTCGTGGCAGTAGGGAAATCCAGCTGATCCTGTAGGGTCTAATTTAGAAACATGAGACAACATATATCAGCTTCCTACTTATTTCATAAATGTTGGTTTTTCATACACGTTGTTATGAGTTGGTTAGGATGATAAACCAGAAGTAGCACAATGAATGACAAAGAAATCTAACAAACAGTGATGCTTACTGAAGGAACTCACCTGTAACATAGAATCAAAGCAATCATTCATGTTCTCAGAGGTAAATTTGCAGTTGTGCTGCTTAGATGGAAACTGCTGTGAATGAAACAATGGCTTTTGCTCAAGCACTTACACTTCTGAATAACTTTTCACCTTGGCCATAAACTGATACGACTCTGGTTTTAATAAGTCAACATTTGTATTATCCCCAGCTGAAAACTGGGGTTTGATTGAGGTTTGTGAACTGCAGCGGATGTGCACAGTGCTTTGCATTCAAGGGAAGCTTTGTCTGCAGAACACTTGtatatgggaactgctgaatcatggcctgaacctctaattgatcacctgaggtgagcactgagtcagccacaggagcacaggtgaaggcaattcacctgtgctcctggaaggggtggagcctggctgcacctctcctagatccatttaaTAGCTGGCTACCAggagggaaggatctcttctggagatccactccactggagtttcCCATGTGAGCCCAAGATACGGGTGAGTGTCCCtatctttcctgttttctgcttGGTGTAACAACTATGtagccaagctctctgctaTACTATAACATTTGTATATACATTGATTGTAAAACTTGTCTTTTGCACTGCCTGAATGGAAAGACTAGAGGAAAGAAGTCCAATGGCTCAGTTTCTTTAAAACTGTCTGTGGGATATAGGCTGCTAAGAACCAAGATGGGAAGAGGAGATTTTTGATGCTTATACTTTAACCAAAATAATGCAATACTTAGTTACTAtggaactatttttttttatctttagatCTGTTATCTTGTTAAAAAGTGACACCAGTTAATGGCAAGCGATAAAGATACTGGCTTGCCTCCCTTGTTTATACTTCACAAATCTGCACTGTAGTTATTTGGGTAAAACCAGTGTTTAGAATTTATGGGGGGGATCTCAGTGCTATATAATAGCCTGTATAGAAAAAAAGGTATTGGTTTTATTTGGCTGGGAAATTTAAAGTTATCTGTGCCTGCATCCTTTTCctcttactgcttttttttaactataaTGACCAGTGATTAAATATTGTCCCCTGTGTGTTTCTGGATAAAGAACTAAAACAGACTTAATCTCATCCTGCTGTGATGCATTATACAAATAAATGCTGCTATAAtaagaatgatttatttattttagccCTCAGCAGCAGTTTCGGGGAACTCAGCCAGTACAAGTGTTTCCTCTTCAGCAACCACCAGTGGCCTTACAGGATGGGCTGCTTTTGCAGCCAGAAACTCCTCTACCAATCCATCAACTGCCAAACTGGGATCAACAGCACAGAGCACCGGTGGGAAACCTGCAGCAGCTTCAAATAACCAGAAACCTGTAGGTCTGTCAGGGTTGGCAGCTTCCAAAACAGGACTAGGGTCAAAAATAGCTTCTGCTAACAATAGCACAAGCCCTGTTCAGCTGAAACCACCTCCACCTCTGACATTGGGGAAAACCACTCTTAGTCGTTCGGTAAGTAGTGACAATGTTAGCAAAGTAGGTCTTCCTagtcccagcagcactgcaccaaGCACCAGCAGTCAGGTGAGCAGTGGGAATGGCAACAGTGGGACTGCAGGTAACAGTGGGGGCAATGCAagcaaaaccacaacagatgCCAGTAATCAGTCAGCTTCTCTGAAAGGCCCAACTTCTCAGGAATCTCAGCTCAATGCAATGAAGAGGCTACAAATGGTCAAGAAGAAGGCTGCTCAAAAGAAGCTCAAGAAGTAGTACAGCTGCTTGCTGATCTTGCTGGCTGTGAtctgcaaaacagcagcatttatCTTTCAGTTAAAGAAAATCTCCAAGTTACTGGACTGAACCAGTAATGAGGGAAGTCCCAAATCTGTGCTATACAGGAGGTAAAACTTAGGTAATCCTAATATTCCTTCTGACTGTATAAATCTGAAAGCTCAATATGTTAGAGAAATATTCACTATTATATGCTGTTGGTTTTTAGCTCAAAGCAATGGAATGTGAAATTGTAAGCATTGGGAATTTTGGTGTATTTAAGAGAACAATTTGTGGACAAATTGAACTTAAGCTGTCATCCTTCAGGACTGTGAATAAAAGTATTATTAATCTGGGGAATCACTGCCACTTTCTTTCATCCAGGTTTCTGATCCTTAAAATGCTTCAGCTTTTATGAGTTGTTTCTTGGGCAGTTAATGGAGTTCTCTGCAGGTTGCACAAGTCGTGAGAATTTTAAGTAGCCTAATTTGGTTTTCTGCATTAAGAAgtttctttgtcattttctaGTTGTTCTCTGAGGGAAAAGAGTAGAAATGACCCCTAGCCTGTGAAGAGTAGAAGAGAGCCAAAATGGTGTTTTCAATCAGTAAAGAGAACCTTAGGATTGTCCTGTTGTAATTTGAATGGATAATTGTCCACCACATATTTTAATTGAATGTGCAATCTCATTGAACTGTATTGTTTTAATGTGGAAGGAAAACTGGAAGAACATGAAGGGAATTACATTAGGTGTCTTGGTGTTGGCACTCTCTCTGGTGCACCTGAAACAAAAAGGTTTGATCACCTAGGTATTCCATGTTATGAAATTTAAAAGTATTGCATGCTAGTCAACCTATCTTGGAAAATGAGATTTAGTCTCTTTAACTGTTTTTTCCCAACtcacagactttttttcctttctattagCTCATTTGTGTATTTGCAAGTATCTAAAATAGCAATAGGAGCATGTTGTGTTgaagtacattaaaaatatttctaatagcATAGACTTCAAAATACAGGAGATGATTCTGAGATCTGAATGTATTCCTTCAGTCTTTTGTGAAAATGAGcactcatatttttctttcttaaagaataaggaaaaaaattaagcccCGAATAGGAAAACTTTGTTATACTGAGTGTTCCACACAGCTTTCATGGGGACTGCTGTATCTGTctctattttctgttatttaatgTTTCTCAAGAACTGGAGAAGGATTGAGTCTTGCTGTCTATGATCAGCCTGCAGTGATCCCCTCTCCATTCTGCTGAGGGGAGCATCTATAACcatgaaaatgtttcagtttaGGAGGTATGTGAAAACCACAGCCTTTTGTGTTTGAAATGTGGGATGAGCAAATCTGATACATGCAACTACTtccctcacttttttttcccctctctgttGTTCAAGTTTAagcaaagtattttgttttgtttttggataTCTGAATAGCTTCATTTATTCAGGATTGCCTTAGCTACTttgagaatttcttttctgcttcaaTTAACATTTCTTGTGTggtaaaaaaaggaagaactttGTAGTGCATGCTTCTTCCAGGGCAATTCAAAAGTGACAGTACTAGGAGAGAGAATACAGAACTTTTATTGCCCATTTATTAGCTAATTGTTCTCACTCTCTAGCACAAAGCTTTTTAATGTTGGTATAGTAAGGGAAAAGATACTGCAATTAAAAggcatattttcttcttaaatattaTTCTGAAGAATGTTGCTCATGTTATGAAGCAGAGCATTAAGCTAGATTTCCTTCAATGGCTGGAGTGCTATTATGTAAGGTATAAACTCTAATAGTAGGACTTGTTCCCACAGGAGGTTCTAGATAAAAGTTGCCTGTGTCTTGTGTCCAAATAAACAACTTTGTTTGTGAGAGTTCAGAAGCTTATGTATGAACCCTGTTTCATTTTAGGTACTACATATGGGGTgaacaaagggagaaaaactggtctttattttttaactgtgaTAGCTAGCAGAACTTAATATAACCCTTGAGATCTAAAAACATGCTATACCTTCTGTGCATCCCTGCCTTCTTTCTAGTAAGGCCAGATCTAGCTGAAATTGTACTAACAGATTCAGTATTGGCAGTGGAATTACCTGATTACAGCCTGAAAGAGTGGCTGAGCACCAGGTGAGAAAGTGTGGCTAACTTGGGGAGCACAGTTGCaagcagtgcacctgagtgactgaaAGTCACTCCTCACCTTCATTTAAGGGTTTGTAGCACAAACTCTTGCACTCCTCTTGGGCCATTGGAAAGAGGTGAGCTGCTGCTCCGTAGAGCCTGCATCCCCATTAGAAGGCACTGTCATCAACTTCTTTTGCCATACATTTAGCAAAATTTGCAGTGGAGCTGCAATTAATATCAtcaaaatttttttctgttgcaacTTTTCcagcttctgaaatgaaatttcaaatCTCCTTCTGTTGGTATAAAAATGTCAGGATTGTGATTCTCTGAAGAATTATATCAATAAGGATTTATAGCACAGACCTGGGCTTCTAAATCGACAGTCTAGTTTGAATACATAAAATAAGCACTGCTGGAAGCCAGAGTATATTGAAGGTAAcaattgctttctgctttgagGTTAGTATGGAATTAACAGTATTTTCAGGAGAGGAATCTGTTCTATGGCATTGTTCAACTGAATTTGCACTTGGAGTTGAAGAACTTAGTGTaaggcagaagggaaggaaggccttctgaattttgaaaatatatttcatatttaggGAAAAAGTAACTGGAAAACAGTcctgtgtggtttttttttaatccctaaTCTAGATTGCTTTGTGATCTACTGTAAATATAGCTTCTTGACTTTTCTTACCCATTTTATAAGTCAGTATAAAAATGTACTTCCATTTATATATGGTATTTTTCATAGATGCCCAAATCCTGATTTCCTTAGTGATGTGAggcaatttatttcttttgcctGAATGTTTCTGGCTGGACTAGGGTGCTGGTGGTATCTGGGTCTAACAGGAAAGATGCCGGCATCTAACACACAGTTCTGTAATGTACTTCTGTTACAGGCTTTTCTGTCACAAGCAGTAACAGGAAAAACTTTGGCTGGACATGGCAGTAAGTAGTGGTCACAACCATAGCAGTATTTGCAAACTTGAATTGTATTTTGAAACTCATCATATTATCAAGGTACTGAGCAAGTTTTAATATGTGAATAGAGAAGCTAAGATGTATACTAAAAAGGCAGTGTATTATTTGATccatttcctctgctctgctaaTTTTGCAGTGATGCTTTTTTATAGCTGAAAACAAGAGGCAGATCTTGGGTAGCATACATAGCTCTTAACTTCTGGAATAGGTCTTTttgtataatttaaaaaaagacaacagccttagaaaaatattttttattattgcaataatttaaaaagattaatttcACCATTTCTGAACAAAGATGATTGTAGGAGGAGTTACAGTCACAAGcattgtctgttttcttttacagctcTAGTCCAGAGGTGGCATTTTTACAATCTAGCTTAAAATGACAGCAAAGGTATATTTTAGCATTTGAAGGGCATAATTACTTAATTAGAAGTCAGAAGGAAGAGTTCTTCAATGTGTCTTTGTTTTGCAAAGGTAAATCCTCAGTTAAGGATTAAGAGGGAAGGCAACACAGTTGTCAAAGGTCGAATGAGAGACATTGTGTTGTTTGTTGGCTTGGATGTCTGCAGGGTTGCAGGTGACCAATGTCAACACTTAAAAATACATCCATGAGGGGAGAAATGCTTCAGTTTGAACAGACCCAGTCCTGGTAGTACATACTTACTATCATGATGGTTCAAGTAACTAAAATGCATGTTTGAGTACATGCAGGATTAAACTGCAACCTTTTCctgcttcaggaaaaataattagttttgtCACTAATTAGAACAAGAAAATTCTTAGAATACTGTAACCTTCTTTATATTACTGAATCAGTTGTGAAAACATTACGTAGCTTTTAAGAATGTCTGGAGTCCTAACCTGGCTCAGAACTTGTAGTACTGAAAGCAGGACCTTAACAAAAATGCATCTGAGCAAGTCTAATTTGAATTGTTGTGAATCTACTTATTGTGTGAAGGCTTTAATTCAAAGAGCATCTCTTGGTTTTGCAATAATTGAAGCTGGATTTTTATTCGttttaagcaaaagaaaagattgtGAGACACCTGTAATACCAAATTTTAATATACAAGATTTGGAATTTCTGAGGTGGTTAAATAAGCTAATCCACTGGAACACCTGTCTATTTTTAGTGAATCCTAAGATACTGTAAAGATTTTAGATATATATAATGAAATCACATAAATTAGCCTGCAGTACAACATTTTAAAGAGTGCTAAACATCAAGTGGGATTTCATAGCTTATTAGAATCCTCCTAGAAGTTCTGAAATCCCacatatttaaagaaacattGTCACTGTTACTTCATCTTTCTTGTTACTTCAGGATCCCTACTGAACACTTTGGAAAGCAGTGTTTGAACTTGCTTAGAGACACCTTCACAGAGCCTGATTTTTCATGGAGAATGTACATAACACTCAAAATCAGAGCCTTCTGAATGACTCAAGCTAAGTTCTGAGAACCAACACTacagaaatctttattttctgactCTTGCCCTTACCTAATTTCTCTAtctgaaatataaaacattCCTTGACGTAATGCAGTTATGTAAGCACTATTAAATACAATTCAGTTGTTTCTAAAGCTCTTTCAACTACTGCAAAGTATAGAACATCACCAAATAAAATACTCTGAAATGTACACAAGAAGCTTTTCAGCATATCTTACATCTTTCCCATAATCTTAAAGTTCAAGTACCAGAGCAATGCAGTCTCAGTAGGGTGAAATTGATAGTAATCCATATGATTCATTCATCCAAGGTCATGCACCCCATCC
Above is a window of Meleagris gallopavo isolate NT-WF06-2002-E0010 breed Aviagen turkey brand Nicholas breeding stock chromosome 4, Turkey_5.1, whole genome shotgun sequence DNA encoding:
- the INTS12 gene encoding integrator complex subunit 12 → MAAAVNMELDPIFLKALGFLRSKSKDSAEKLKALLDDSLARGADSSYRPSQKEVEQPKVCVTKPVSSKQDPKASSSLPSGNNNGKPNASEKVKKETEKRSADKMKGEAAEGGDVPKKPRLEKQEARSSPITVQTSKDLSMPDLSNFEETSADDFAMEMGLACVVCRQMTVISGNQLVECQECHNLYHQDCHKPQVTDKEVNDPRLVWYCARCTRQMKRMAQKTQKPPQKPAPAVVSVEPAVKDPLIKKSEIKLKPETQTTFLAFKRTEVKPSAAVSGNSASTSVSSSATTSGLTGWAAFAARNSSTNPSTAKLGSTAQSTGGKPAAASNNQKPVGLSGLAASKTGLGSKIASANNSTSPVQLKPPPPLTLGKTTLSRSVSSDNVSKVGLPSPSSTAPSTSSQVSSGNGNSGTAGNSGGNASKTTTDASNQSASLKGPTSQESQLNAMKRLQMVKKKAAQKKLKK